From the Synergistetes bacterium HGW-Synergistetes-1 genome, the window TTAAGCCACTTGAAAAAAATCTCCGCATTTCCTTCGTATGCAACGCTTGCTGTGATTACAGGAAAACGCTCCAGAAGAGTATCCCCTTCTATTGATCGGAATGGCACCGGGTCATTGCAAAAACGCTCCGCAGCAACGCCAAGTTCCTTTAAAGACCTGTAAATATAATGATATCCCAGGCTTGATGACGCAACGGAGTAATCTGCCGGGTAAAAGAGTGCCCAAGGAAGGTCTCCTCCCCTGGGCAGCTCTGCTACGCACTCTTCATCCATGCGAAATTCTTTCCAGCTCTGCCATGCGGTGATCTTACCTGTGCAAGAGCCTGCTTCTCTTTTCGTTTTCAGGATTCACGCCTCCGCCTTAAATAAGCAGGAATATCAAATTGATCTACAGGAGCACCGCTTCCCTTGAACATGTCCTCGTCCTGAGTATGGGTGGGTTGTGTCGGTGTTGTCCTTGCCACTCTTATTACAGTGGGCGTATCTTGTTCCTGTGCAGAGACAGACGGCTGAGGCTGTTTATTTTCCTCTGCAGCTGTTTTCTTGAGGTCGCCATAGAAACACTCTTCTCTTGTTTCAGCAGGCTTCTCGATCACACTCTCTTTGGTTACCGGAACAGAAAAGGATTTTAAAGCGGATCTTTTCTCAGCTTGGTCAGCAGACTGCTGGACATGAGGCTGAGGTGTGTTTCTGGTTGAGCTAAAAGCGTTGAGGTGTCTTACAGCTGAAATGTCGACCTTTCTTGAGAAACCGGGATCAGCTGATACTTCTTTTTTCTCATGATTGTCAAAACCGGTTGCAATAACTGTTATCTGTATGGAATCATCCATTTCAGGATCGAATACATGTCCCCAGATTATGAAGGCATTATCGTCCGCAGCTTCGGTAATGATCCTTGTAGCTTCGTTGATCTCGTGTATGCCGACATTTGCTCCGCCTGTGATGTTGAAGAGGATGCCCTTTGCCCCGTTCATATTGGTGTCCATTAGCGGGCTGTTGATCGCATTGTAGGCAGCCGTTGCGGCGCGCTTCTCTCCGTAACCCTCTCCAATGCCCATTATCGCAGAACCCGCGTTGGACATAATCGTCCTCACATCAGCAAAGTCAACGTTGACAAGTCCCGGACGCAGGATAAGGTCTGTAACCCCCTGAACAGCCTGGTGCAGCACTCCATCAGCTATCCTGAACGCATCATTTATCGTTGTCTTTTTCTCTGTTATGCTGAGCAGCCTGTCGTTGGGGATAATTATCAGCGCATCGACTTTGTCCCGCAGCTGTGACACACCTTGTGCAGCCTGTGCTATGCGGCGTTTTCCCTCGAACGAAAACGGAAGGGTAACCACTGCCACAACGAGGGCGTCGGCTTCCTTGGCAATAGAGGCTATAACTGGAGCAGCTCCGGTACCAGTTCCACCGCCCATACCTGCGGCGATGAAAACCATATCTGAACCTTCAATGGCTGCTCTGATCTCTTCCCTTGATTCCTGGGCAGATTTGAAACCGATCTCAGGGTCAGAACCTGCGCCAAGACCTTTTGTCAGTTCTTTGCCCAGAATTATCCTGTTCTGTGCCTCAGAGAGTTCAAGATGAGCCATATCAGTGTTTGCAGCTATAAACTCAACTCCGTTGAGTCCGCCCCTTATTATATGATTTAACGCATTGTTGCCGGCGCCGCCGACACCAATGACCTTTATTACTTCCCTTGTTGGGTAATTTGATTTATCCAACTGAAATATTTCAGTCATATCGACCACAAAAAATCCCCCTTTAAATTATTCAGGGTCATATCTAAAACAGGTCCTTGAAGGCATTTTTCAGACCTTCAAGCGGATTGAAGCCGGAACCTGAAGCTTTGTTGTTTTCATCCAGCTTTATCCTGACTCTTGTTTCAGGTACTATGGAAGGTCTGCCGGCATCTTCTCCGGATACCCCGCGGATCAGCGGATTGTCAAGGTAGCGGAACGGATCTCTTTCTCTTTCCGATATGTATCGTATGATACCTGCCGCGGCTGAGTATTCCTGACTGTTCCTTCCGGGAGGCATCCTGTTGGCATCAAGCGGCGAGGATACTCTTGCAGGAAGGTCCATTACATCCAGAACAAAAGCGTCTATGCCCTCTGTTTTTGAGACCCCGCCCGTCAATATTATCCCTGCAGGCAGCATTGAAATACCCGCTGCTTTTATCTGGGGGCGGATAAGGACTTCACAGAGCTCCTCCATCCTGCACCTTACTATCTCATGCAGGTCCTTCTTGGCAATGCTGTAGTTTCTGCTGTTGTAAACGAAATCAACTGTCTCCTCAGGATCTTCCGGCCCGGTGAAGACAGATATTTCCCTTTTCAGTTCTTCAGATTTATTCAGCGGCAGTTTAAGGACGCTTCCGATGTCGTTGGTTATGTGGTCGCCGCCCACTGATATCAGACCAAGATGTTTCGGCCTTCCGTCAGAGAAAACCGCAACTCCTGTTGTACCGCCGCCTATATCGATAACAACAGCGCCGGCAAGGGCCTCTTCAGGGGAGATAACTCCCAGTGCCGCTGCAAGAGGCTTGAGCACAAGCCCCGAAACATCAAGTCCTGCCTTATCTACGCAGTTCAAAACGTTCTGGATCGTCGATGTCGGAACTATCACAGACTGCAGCTGGATGTCAAGCCTGATAGCCGTCATGCCCAACGGGTCATCTATACCTACATTCCCGTCAAGTGAATACTCGACCGGGATCGTGTGCAGTATACTTTGGTTCGCCGGTACTGCTACATCGGCCTGAGCAGCTTCAATAACTCTTTCAATGTCGAGCTGCATAACTGGACGTGGAGTACGGCCAAGGGAAACCATTCCTTTTGTGCGAATGCTGGTCACTTCACCTCCGCCAAAAGCCACAGTAACTTCGGTAATATCCTGACCTACCATATTCTGCGCATCGCTCACAGCCTGTCTTACAGAGCGAACAGCCTGGTCAAGATTAACTATCAGTCCCTTTCTTATACCATTTGACGGAGCCTGTCCAACACCGATGATCTGAGCTTCCTCACTCCCATGCTCTCTTTCAGCAACAACAACTGTGACCTTGCTGGTACCAAGGTCAAGTCCTGCAAGGAGTTCGGGCTCCCGATCCGATGAATAACCTGAGGCTTTCTTAAACAATCAAATAGCCCCCTCTCTTCTTGATGAGAAACATTTTCGACTCTTATTGTACCTTATTTTTCACAAGAATTTTACCCTTGTATGTAGTATCTATAAAGACGTTGGATGAAATTTTAGAAATATCAGGATATATTTTTTTGATAGCCAGTCCGGCTGTCTGCCATTCCTTTGGATC encodes:
- the ftsA gene encoding cell division protein FtsA → MFKKASGYSSDREPELLAGLDLGTSKVTVVVAEREHGSEEAQIIGVGQAPSNGIRKGLIVNLDQAVRSVRQAVSDAQNMVGQDITEVTVAFGGGEVTSIRTKGMVSLGRTPRPVMQLDIERVIEAAQADVAVPANQSILHTIPVEYSLDGNVGIDDPLGMTAIRLDIQLQSVIVPTSTIQNVLNCVDKAGLDVSGLVLKPLAAALGVISPEEALAGAVVIDIGGGTTGVAVFSDGRPKHLGLISVGGDHITNDIGSVLKLPLNKSEELKREISVFTGPEDPEETVDFVYNSRNYSIAKKDLHEIVRCRMEELCEVLIRPQIKAAGISMLPAGIILTGGVSKTEGIDAFVLDVMDLPARVSSPLDANRMPPGRNSQEYSAAAGIIRYISERERDPFRYLDNPLIRGVSGEDAGRPSIVPETRVRIKLDENNKASGSGFNPLEGLKNAFKDLF
- a CDS encoding cell division protein FtsZ; this translates as MTEIFQLDKSNYPTREVIKVIGVGGAGNNALNHIIRGGLNGVEFIAANTDMAHLELSEAQNRIILGKELTKGLGAGSDPEIGFKSAQESREEIRAAIEGSDMVFIAAGMGGGTGTGAAPVIASIAKEADALVVAVVTLPFSFEGKRRIAQAAQGVSQLRDKVDALIIIPNDRLLSITEKKTTINDAFRIADGVLHQAVQGVTDLILRPGLVNVDFADVRTIMSNAGSAIMGIGEGYGEKRAATAAYNAINSPLMDTNMNGAKGILFNITGGANVGIHEINEATRIITEAADDNAFIIWGHVFDPEMDDSIQITVIATGFDNHEKKEVSADPGFSRKVDISAVRHLNAFSSTRNTPQPHVQQSADQAEKRSALKSFSVPVTKESVIEKPAETREECFYGDLKKTAAEENKQPQPSVSAQEQDTPTVIRVARTTPTQPTHTQDEDMFKGSGAPVDQFDIPAYLRRRRES